The proteins below are encoded in one region of Rhodoluna lacicola:
- the lpdA gene encoding dihydrolipoyl dehydrogenase — MADHNFDVVILGGGSGGYAAALRSAQLGKSVALIEKDKLGGTCLHRGCIPTKALLHSAEIADNVKDAAHYGVQASFGSIDMPAVNNYRDQIVDRLFKGLTGLVSSKNITVVAGEGRMAGPRTIQVGQDYYTGENVVLASGSYSRTLPGLDIGGRVITSEHALQLNFVPKKAIVLGGGVIGVEFASIWKSFGTDVTIVEGLPHLVPNEDEALSKGLERAFRKRGIDFKLGVRFAGVTQSETGVVVSLESGEQLEADLLLVAVGRGPNTAGLGYEEQGVAMDRGYVLTNDRLQTNLPNVYAAGDIVPGLQLAHRGFQQGIFIAEEIAGLKPTAIDETGIPKVTYCEPEVASVGLSEAKAAEKFGAENISTYEYNLGGNGKSQILGTAGFIKLIRRNNGPVIGVHMIGSRVGEQIGEGQLIVNWEAYPEDVATLVHAHPTMNEAIGEAHLALAGKPLHAHA, encoded by the coding sequence TTGGCTGACCACAACTTTGACGTTGTAATCCTTGGTGGCGGAAGCGGTGGCTACGCTGCTGCTCTTCGATCGGCACAACTTGGAAAAAGTGTTGCACTCATCGAGAAAGACAAACTCGGCGGCACTTGCCTTCACCGTGGCTGCATTCCCACCAAAGCGCTGCTGCACTCGGCAGAAATAGCCGACAACGTCAAAGACGCCGCTCACTACGGTGTGCAAGCAAGCTTCGGATCAATCGACATGCCTGCGGTGAACAACTACCGTGACCAAATCGTCGACCGGCTATTTAAGGGTCTAACCGGCCTAGTCTCTTCGAAGAACATCACCGTTGTAGCTGGTGAAGGTCGCATGGCGGGACCGCGCACGATTCAGGTCGGCCAAGACTATTACACGGGCGAAAACGTAGTTCTTGCCTCAGGCTCCTACAGCCGAACCCTTCCGGGTTTGGACATTGGTGGCCGAGTAATTACATCTGAACATGCCTTGCAACTTAACTTTGTTCCAAAGAAAGCAATCGTCCTCGGCGGCGGCGTTATCGGTGTTGAATTTGCTTCAATCTGGAAATCTTTCGGAACCGATGTCACCATCGTTGAAGGCCTACCTCACCTGGTACCAAACGAGGATGAGGCGCTAAGCAAGGGCCTTGAGCGTGCCTTCCGCAAGCGTGGAATCGACTTTAAACTTGGAGTCCGATTTGCCGGTGTGACTCAGAGCGAGACTGGCGTTGTTGTTTCACTCGAGAGTGGAGAGCAGCTAGAGGCCGATCTTCTTCTCGTTGCCGTTGGCCGTGGTCCGAATACTGCCGGTTTGGGTTACGAGGAACAAGGTGTGGCTATGGATCGTGGCTACGTTTTGACTAATGATCGCCTACAGACAAATTTGCCAAACGTTTACGCTGCTGGCGACATTGTTCCTGGCCTACAGCTTGCTCATCGAGGATTCCAGCAAGGAATTTTCATCGCCGAGGAGATTGCCGGACTAAAGCCGACTGCAATTGACGAGACCGGAATTCCAAAGGTCACCTACTGCGAGCCAGAGGTTGCCTCCGTGGGTCTCAGTGAGGCAAAGGCCGCAGAGAAATTTGGCGCAGAGAACATTTCGACCTACGAGTACAACTTGGGTGGCAACGGAAAGAGCCAGATTCTTGGCACTGCTGGGTTCATCAAACTTATTCGTCGCAACAACGGCCCAGTAATCGGTGTACACATGATCGGCTCAAGAGTGGGCGAACAAATTGGAGAAGGACAGTTGATTGTGAACTGGGAGGCATACCCAGAAGATGTTGCAACGCTGGTTCACGCGCACCCAACAATGAATGAAGCAATTGGCGAGGCGCACTTGGCCCTCGCTGGCAAGCCTCTGCACGCACACGCCTAA
- a CDS encoding leucyl aminopeptidase, which yields MSKLAINVSNKVPAFKKGTAFVIGVRNSSKGMGLTTSKTDVSVLSKHDLEHLGANFNLESMSRVAAPNGAIFALLGLGDSAVEKLNPDAYRALGGAIARNLKGIAQVVVDLGITKQDDLLALIEGIQLGNYEYNGLKSKANVKPIAFSKVTVITDLKVTAANLSRIQIIAGAVQSTRDLVNTPPNLMYPAAMVKEVQSASKGLGLSITVWDEKALAKDGFGGILAVGMGSSRPPRLVKIEYRPKGAKNHLALVGKGITFDTGGLSLKPAESMVGMKYDMTGAATAFQSVVAIAKLGLPVRVTAWLCLAENMPSGTAQRPDDVIKIRNGKTVEVLNTDAEGRLVLADGLSVAAEAKPDLILDIATLTGAATIALGNRYAGLMGDEKAVSVVQQAAKNTGELVWHMPLPIELRQLLNSDVADIANVKIGNRAGGMLIGGHFLREFVPSTIAWAHLDVAGPADNGGAAYGYTPKGGTGAILRTMVEVASGLAKAK from the coding sequence ATGAGCAAACTAGCGATAAATGTGAGCAACAAAGTCCCAGCTTTCAAAAAAGGAACCGCATTCGTTATCGGTGTTAGAAATTCATCTAAAGGTATGGGTCTGACAACCTCCAAGACAGATGTGTCCGTACTTTCGAAACATGACCTTGAGCACCTTGGCGCAAACTTCAACCTTGAAAGCATGTCGCGAGTTGCTGCACCCAATGGAGCCATTTTTGCGCTTCTTGGTCTTGGTGATTCAGCTGTGGAGAAACTGAATCCGGATGCATATCGCGCTCTGGGTGGGGCGATTGCTCGAAACCTCAAGGGCATCGCTCAAGTAGTTGTTGATCTGGGAATCACTAAACAGGATGACCTACTGGCACTGATTGAAGGAATTCAACTTGGAAACTACGAGTACAACGGCCTCAAGAGCAAGGCGAATGTAAAACCAATAGCATTTTCAAAAGTCACAGTCATAACTGACCTAAAAGTCACAGCAGCGAACCTATCTAGAATTCAAATCATCGCCGGTGCCGTTCAGTCAACTAGAGATCTAGTAAATACTCCCCCTAATTTGATGTACCCGGCAGCGATGGTCAAAGAAGTTCAATCAGCGAGCAAGGGGCTTGGGCTTTCAATCACGGTATGGGATGAAAAAGCACTTGCCAAGGATGGATTCGGAGGAATACTTGCGGTTGGTATGGGGTCAAGCCGGCCTCCTCGCCTGGTAAAAATCGAATATCGACCCAAGGGCGCCAAGAATCACCTGGCTTTGGTGGGTAAGGGCATAACTTTCGATACAGGCGGCCTGAGCCTGAAGCCAGCCGAGTCAATGGTTGGAATGAAATACGACATGACCGGGGCTGCAACGGCTTTTCAGTCGGTGGTCGCAATTGCCAAACTGGGACTGCCGGTCCGGGTCACAGCTTGGCTCTGCCTCGCCGAGAACATGCCCTCTGGTACCGCACAGCGCCCTGACGACGTGATCAAAATACGCAATGGCAAGACCGTTGAAGTGCTAAACACCGATGCCGAAGGGCGCCTCGTCTTAGCCGACGGCCTATCGGTGGCTGCTGAGGCCAAGCCCGATCTCATTTTGGACATTGCAACGCTAACCGGTGCCGCCACAATTGCCCTAGGTAATAGGTACGCCGGACTAATGGGAGATGAGAAGGCTGTTAGCGTGGTTCAGCAGGCCGCCAAGAATACTGGCGAATTGGTTTGGCACATGCCATTGCCAATCGAACTGAGACAATTACTGAACTCCGACGTGGCTGACATAGCAAACGTTAAGATCGGAAACCGAGCCGGCGGCATGCTGATCGGCGGTCATTTTCTTCGAGAATTCGTGCCCTCAACAATTGCTTGGGCTCACTTGGATGTCGCAGGGCCGGCTGACAATGGCGGGGCCGCTTACGGATACACGCCAAAGGGCGGCACCGGAGCCATTTTGCGCACCATGGTTGAAGTTGCATCGGGTCTCGCAAAGGCCAAATAG
- a CDS encoding proteasome assembly chaperone family protein, whose product MNHSRRLFEFLDGFEEVPTGLHLIAGLTGFTDAGSTLSQVADQIFANLETKLVVKFKNDELLDYRSRRPVMFFERDHIEHYEPPVLGLYLVHDEVNQPFLYLHGYEPDFRWEEFAEAVLDLAEGLEVSDFTWVHSIPFPIPHTRAVGVTVSGNRTEIIDAVSEWKPQTQVPGNVLHLLEYTFSQVDLPTVGYVMLVPHYLSESEFPQAAVKAFEQIASTTGLIFPTDALRDEGAEFVSKLQEQIEKNEELAKMVATLEQGYANEKTGPNRAPIAKPETKMPTAEEIAAELEGYLATRRKNSLDD is encoded by the coding sequence ATGAACCACTCAAGAAGACTGTTCGAATTTTTGGACGGGTTTGAAGAAGTGCCAACTGGCTTGCATTTAATCGCGGGTCTAACTGGTTTCACCGATGCGGGCTCGACGCTAAGTCAGGTAGCCGATCAGATCTTTGCAAACCTTGAAACTAAATTGGTCGTCAAGTTCAAAAATGATGAGTTGCTTGACTACCGCTCAAGAAGGCCCGTCATGTTTTTTGAGCGGGATCACATTGAGCACTACGAGCCTCCAGTTTTAGGTCTATATCTCGTCCACGACGAGGTCAATCAGCCATTCCTCTATCTTCACGGCTACGAGCCAGATTTCCGGTGGGAAGAATTTGCCGAGGCGGTGCTTGATCTGGCCGAGGGTCTAGAAGTTTCTGACTTCACCTGGGTACATTCGATTCCATTTCCAATTCCTCATACCAGAGCTGTCGGCGTCACGGTCTCAGGAAATCGAACAGAAATAATCGACGCAGTCTCCGAATGGAAACCTCAAACTCAAGTCCCAGGAAATGTTCTTCACCTTTTGGAGTACACGTTTAGCCAGGTAGATCTGCCTACGGTTGGCTACGTCATGTTGGTGCCGCACTACTTGAGTGAAAGTGAATTTCCGCAGGCTGCCGTTAAGGCCTTCGAACAAATCGCTTCAACTACAGGGCTAATTTTTCCAACCGACGCACTTCGTGATGAGGGAGCGGAATTTGTTTCCAAGCTGCAAGAGCAGATTGAGAAGAATGAAGAACTTGCCAAGATGGTTGCCACTCTTGAGCAGGGTTACGCAAACGAAAAAACCGGCCCTAACCGTGCCCCAATTGCTAAGCCTGAGACAAAAATGCCAACTGCCGAGGAAATTGCAGCTGAACTTGAGGGATACTTAGCAACCCGTCGCAAAAACTCCCTGGATGACTAG
- a CDS encoding SDR family NAD(P)-dependent oxidoreductase, with amino-acid sequence MRKAAIITGGNAGLGFHCAERAIVNGFDVTLACRNIDKAEAAKSRLLDRFPKSRVSVVLLDLSDLESARSFVGRFEGNWDLLINNAGAKIEKPFKQTSQGHEWHIGVNHLGHFALTGSLLSKANENATIVTVSSIVARRGTLEFELEVFDERKAYANSKLMNLVFSQELARRLSGTGHKSVAAHPGFARASYYGNRMIRAAEYCFAHSAVTGSESIWQAANTSNGKYLAPRFLELWGSPSEARSVRTDSAAVLDFWNESERLTGVSFAI; translated from the coding sequence ATGCGAAAGGCAGCAATAATTACCGGCGGGAATGCCGGACTTGGCTTTCACTGCGCCGAACGAGCAATTGTCAACGGGTTTGACGTGACACTTGCCTGCAGAAACATCGATAAAGCGGAAGCGGCTAAGTCAAGATTGTTAGACAGGTTTCCCAAATCAAGAGTGAGCGTCGTACTTTTGGATTTGTCTGATTTGGAATCCGCAAGAAGTTTCGTCGGACGATTTGAAGGTAACTGGGACTTGCTAATAAATAACGCGGGCGCAAAAATCGAAAAACCTTTCAAGCAAACCAGCCAGGGCCACGAATGGCACATAGGGGTAAACCACCTAGGTCACTTTGCACTAACCGGAAGCCTGCTGTCTAAAGCCAACGAAAACGCAACGATTGTGACCGTGAGTTCGATAGTCGCCCGACGAGGAACTTTGGAGTTTGAGTTAGAAGTTTTTGATGAACGCAAAGCCTATGCAAATTCCAAGCTTATGAACCTTGTATTCAGTCAAGAGCTTGCCCGCCGACTAAGCGGGACCGGACATAAATCAGTGGCGGCACATCCTGGATTTGCCAGGGCAAGTTATTACGGAAACCGGATGATTCGCGCGGCAGAGTACTGTTTTGCGCACTCGGCTGTAACTGGATCGGAGTCTATTTGGCAAGCAGCGAACACATCAAACGGAAAATACTTGGCACCAAGGTTCCTTGAACTTTGGGGATCCCCGAGCGAGGCACGCTCAGTTAGAACGGATTCAGCTGCTGTTCTGGATTTTTGGAATGAAAGCGAAAGATTAACCGGAGTTAGCTTTGCGATCTAG
- a CDS encoding MFS transporter, whose product MKRSSASLVMIAGAIAYLMTVTNRSSMGVASLLAAEKFEAAATSLSTLAVAQLVVYAAMQIPVGILLDRFGSRVMLVFGTAVMTAGQLLVSLAETLGLAVAGRMLVGLGDAFVFISVIRLVNGWYVGARATRVQQLITNTGQLGQAVSAIPFAFFLAEYGWNTSFMALTGLSFAVIFISAFFIINDRDPAPSNQPTNSIRLVTRQLFENIRHPGVRMAFWTHFVLQSAPSVFSLLWGYPFLVGGQGIPPAIASLLLSSFVIIGFVVGPLISAFCTKFPRRRSFLVLSTVAALAMVWLLVILVPGKAPTWLLLLLCLVLAVSGPMSMIAMDYTRSFIDKSRLGTATGFVNIGGFVATFSMMFLAGIILDLVKAASDAEGTNAALYSMDGFRAAMSVQFLVLGLGGLMFLLERRKARAKLFLDEGILLRPLRVALIDRLRDKTR is encoded by the coding sequence GTGAAGAGGTCAAGCGCGTCGTTGGTAATGATTGCCGGTGCAATTGCTTATTTGATGACCGTGACAAATCGAAGCAGCATGGGTGTTGCCTCCCTGCTAGCCGCCGAAAAATTTGAAGCTGCCGCCACATCACTTTCAACTCTTGCAGTCGCCCAACTTGTTGTTTACGCAGCCATGCAAATTCCGGTCGGAATTTTGCTTGATCGTTTCGGCTCAAGAGTGATGCTTGTTTTCGGCACAGCAGTTATGACTGCGGGGCAGTTATTGGTGTCACTTGCGGAAACCCTTGGGCTTGCTGTTGCTGGGCGAATGCTGGTTGGGCTTGGCGATGCCTTTGTATTCATTTCAGTAATTCGATTGGTAAATGGTTGGTACGTCGGCGCTCGCGCAACGAGAGTTCAACAACTCATCACCAACACCGGTCAACTTGGGCAAGCTGTTTCTGCAATCCCGTTCGCGTTTTTTCTAGCGGAATATGGTTGGAACACCTCGTTCATGGCTCTCACCGGATTAAGTTTTGCCGTGATTTTTATTTCGGCATTTTTTATCATTAATGACCGTGATCCGGCTCCGTCAAATCAGCCAACAAATTCAATCAGGTTAGTGACGAGGCAACTCTTCGAAAATATTCGCCATCCTGGAGTTCGAATGGCTTTTTGGACACACTTTGTTCTACAGTCGGCTCCGTCGGTGTTTTCACTTTTGTGGGGTTACCCATTTTTGGTAGGCGGTCAGGGAATTCCACCAGCCATAGCGTCGCTGTTGCTGAGTAGTTTTGTGATCATCGGCTTCGTCGTCGGACCACTAATTAGTGCATTTTGTACCAAATTCCCTAGGCGCCGCTCCTTTCTTGTGCTCAGCACAGTCGCGGCGTTGGCTATGGTTTGGTTGCTGGTGATTCTGGTGCCAGGCAAGGCTCCTACTTGGCTTCTTCTTTTACTTTGTTTGGTGCTGGCAGTTAGCGGTCCAATGTCAATGATTGCCATGGACTACACAAGAAGCTTTATCGACAAGTCACGTTTGGGAACTGCTACCGGCTTTGTAAACATAGGTGGATTTGTTGCAACTTTCAGCATGATGTTTCTGGCTGGAATAATTCTGGATTTGGTGAAGGCGGCTTCGGACGCAGAGGGAACGAACGCAGCGTTGTACAGCATGGATGGATTCAGGGCGGCCATGAGTGTCCAATTCCTGGTGCTTGGCTTAGGTGGTTTGATGTTTTTGCTTGAGCGTCGAAAGGCACGCGCAAAGTTGTTCCTTGATGAAGGAATACTTCTGCGGCCCCTAAGGGTTGCTCTTATTGATCGATTAAGAGACAAAACTCGCTAA